The following are encoded together in the Scyliorhinus torazame isolate Kashiwa2021f chromosome 6, sScyTor2.1, whole genome shotgun sequence genome:
- the gngt1 gene encoding guanine nucleotide-binding protein G(T) subunit gamma-T1, which yields MDELSDKDRLKMEVDQLRKELPLERMLVSKSAEELKDYIESQSAEDPLVKGIPEDKNPFKEKGGCVIS from the exons ATGGACGAGTTATCAGATAAGGACCGATTGAAAATGGAGGTAGACCAACTTCGTAAAGAATTACCGTTAGAAAGGATGCTG GTGTCTAAAAGTGCTGAGGAACTGAAGGATTACATTGAATCACAGTCTGCAGAAGATCCATTGGTAAAAGGAATCCCTGAGGACAAGAATCCCTTCAAGGAGAAGGGCGGCTGTGTCATCTCATAA